The following coding sequences lie in one Lolium perenne isolate Kyuss_39 chromosome 2, Kyuss_2.0, whole genome shotgun sequence genomic window:
- the LOC127306855 gene encoding uncharacterized protein, whose protein sequence is MGQEADADEQLRRRLRRVFAAEERSFRMDRRSQAATALRAAVADVLPRFLGTYSDDTLAEYIVILVCNGKHQYQARDDLEAFLGDDSAKFVAWLWGYLSKRAATLADDSSVQHGVENEIRNLNDKKNLLVTKTQPGDARIVNSKDLTPQEHKGLQKLDSIKGQNVAQRRISSTVIVSPEMLVGDNGYWDGPHQKKDWNSTDGRSSMRKSGVASKTEHALTQEELHDEYLGANPSTRRLPVAVATDDGEVSESMKRRRNVWDRLGKPAVEDQGLPRETDNMHVENRMHKKAKLPVSEHERRTDGDLFDRANSGNFSSSYPDVNTVRAHEHREKFNRSRLSGRLDFGDVDRNHHQVRDFSSQKSTPTLPVKKFHSQSLNEFTSDVKSSSAALSEPARLASNSFKGHVSASKNFSQLNTRLNSGTDVLQSQQINSPAQSKSGSSVREDGSSYSNKPVKDEMLDVKLKLKQVELDMLKLRSKQAQINNGKQGSLPSGPHTNLEEDADARTVLVTNVHFAATKEALSTHFMQCGTVLKINMLTDAITGHPKGAAYITFADNESIGRAISLSGTSFYSRVLTVLRKADAPPGYLAPIQQIGRPQAWNSPPFQKGVSPKQSSGHHLQWKREQSAMENSPANCPTS, encoded by the exons ATGGGGCAGGAGGCGGATGCGGACGAGCAGCTGCGGCGCCGTCTCCGGCGGGTCTTCGCCGCCGAGGAGCGCTCCTTCCGCATGGATCGGCGCTCCCAGGCCGCCACCGCGctccgcgccgccgtcgccgacgTGCTCCCCCGCTTCCTCGGCACCTACTCCGACGACACCCTCGCG GAGTACATTGTAATTTTAGTTTGTAATGGGAAACATCAGTATCAAGCACGCGATGATTTGGAGGCCTTTCTTGGTGATGATAGTGCAAAATTTGTTGCATG GCTTTGGGGCTACCTAAGCAAAAGGGCTGCAACACTGGCTGATGATTCTAGTGTGCAACATGGGGTGGAAAATGAGATTCGGAACTTGAATGACAAGAAAAATCTTCTGGTTACAAAAACCCAACCTGGAGATGCTCGTATT GTAAACTCGAAGGACCTAACACCGCAAGAGCACAAAGGCCTTCAGAAGCTTGATTCGATTAAAGGGCAAAATGTAGCCCAGCGACGCATTAGTTCAACTGTTATTGTTTCCCCTGAAATGTTGGTTGGTGACAATGGTTATTGGGATGGTCCGCATCAGAAG AAAGATTGGAATTCAACAGATGGCAGAAGTTCCATGCGGAAGTCTGGTGTAGCTTCAAAGACTGAACATGCATTGACACAAG AGGAACTCCATGATGAATATCTTGGAGCAAACCCTTCCACGAGGCGTTTGCCTGTGGCCGTGGCAACAGACGATGGTGAAGTGTCAGAATCCATGAAAAGACGCCGCAATGTTTGGGACAGGCTAGGGAAGCCTGCTGTAGAGGATCAAGGTTTACCTAGAGAAACTGACAACATGCATGTTGAAAATAGAATGCATAAGAAGGCCAAGTTACCGGTTTCTGAGCATGAACGAAGAACGGATGGTGATTTATTTGACAGAGCAAATTCTGGAAACTTTTCAAGTAGTTACCCAGATGTCAATACAGTACGCGCACATGAGCACAGGGAGAAGTTCAACAGAAGCAGGTTGAGCGGTCGGTTAGATTTTGGTGACGTGGATCGTAACCATCATCAAGTTAGAGATTTTAGTAGCCAGAAGTCTACTCCAACATTGCCAGTAAAAAAATTCCATTCACAAAGTTTGAATGAGTTCACATCTGATGTGAAGAGCTCATCTGCAGCACTTTCTGAACCAGCACGGCTTGCGAGCAACTCATTCAAAGGACATGTATCAGCATCTAAGAATTTTTCTCAGTTAAATACACGGCTAAATTCAGGAACCGATGTTTTGCAAAGTCAGCAAATTAACAGCCCTGCACAGTCCAAGAGTGGATCTTCTGTGCGTGAAGATGGCAGCAGTTACAGTAACAAACCAGTAAAAGAT GAGATGTTGGATGTGAAACTAAAGCTAAAGCAGGTGGAGCTGGACATGCTCAAGCTTCGCTCGAAGCAGGCGCAGATAAACAATGGGAAGCAAGGATCTCTACCATCAG GTCCCCATACAAATTTGGAGGAGGATGCTGATGCCAGAACTGTTCTCGTGACAAAC GTGCATTTTGCGGCAACCAAGGAAGCATTGTCAACACATTTTATGCAGTGTGGGACAGTTCTTAAGATCAATATGTTGACAGATGCAATTACTGGCCACCCAAAAGG GGCTGCATATATTACTTTTGCTGACAATGAATCAATTGGGAGGGCTATATCTTTGAGTGGGACATCGTTTTACTCTAGAGTTCTCACA GTACTACGGAAAGCAGATGCACCCCCAGGATATTTGGCGCCTATTCAGCAGATTGGGAGGCCGCAGGCATGGAACTCGCCACCATTCCAGAAAGGGGTGAGTCCTAAGCAGTCCTCTGGTCATCATCTCCAGTGGAAACGGGAGCAGTCTGCCATGGAAAATTCCCCTGCCAACTGCCCTACTTCTTGA